One window from the genome of Pseudonocardia hierapolitana encodes:
- a CDS encoding DNA-directed RNA polymerase subunit beta', whose product MLDVNFFDELRIGLATAEDIRQWSHGEVKKPETINYRTLKPEKDGLFCEKIFGPTRDWECYCGKYKRVRFKGIICERCGVEVTRAKVRRERMGHIELAAPVTHIWYFKGVPSRLGYLLDLAPKDLEKIIYFAAYVITSVNTELRHQDLSTLENEMSVERKRVENRRDADLEARAQKLEADLAELEAEGAKSDVRRKVKEGGEREMRQLRDRAQRELDRLDEIWTTFNKLDVQQLIADEGLYRELYDRYGDYFTGAMGAEAIQTLLQNFDIEAEAESLRETIRSGKGQKKLRALKRLKVVAAFQSTGNSPMGMVLDCVPVIPPDLRPMVQLDGGRFATSDLNDLYRRVINRNNRLKRLIDLGAPEIIVNNEKRMLQEAVDALFDNGRRGRPVTGPGNRPLKSLSDLLKGKQGRFRQNLLGKRVDYSGRSVIVVGPQLKLHQCGLPKGMALELFKPFVMKRLVDLNHAQNIKSAKRMVERGRSQVWDVLEEVISEHPVLLNRAPTLHRLGIQAFEPQLVEGKAIQLHPLVCEAFNADFDGDQMAVHLPLSAEAQSEARVLMLSSNNILSPASGRPLAMPRLDMVTGLYHLSRQRDEATGAGQVYSSPAEAIMAYDRKALHLQAPIKIRLTGVVPPADVVTSLEADGWQAGDPWLAETTLGRVMFNELLPADYPYVNEPLPKKRQATIINDLAERYSMTEVAQVLDRLKEAGFYWATRSGVTLAISDVIVPANKQEILDGYEAKADQINKRYQRGALSHQERNDEMVKIWTQATEEVARAMEENFPEDNPIPTIVKSGAAGNMTQVRQLAGMRGLVANPKGEYIPRPIKSNFREGLSVGEYFISTHGTRKGLADTALRTADSGYLTRRLVDVSQDVIVREVDCGTERSITMPVTEELSDGRLIPHRYLRTSVYARSSAEDVTGPDGQLIVRRGDDLGDPALDALVAAGVRQIKVRSALTCASATGICGMCYGRSMATGKLVDVGEAVGIVAAQSIGEPGTQLTMRTFHQGGVAGDDITTGLPRVTELFEARVPKGKAPIADVDGRISIEDGERFWKITLTPDDGSEEIVYEKLSKRQWLAMTVVDGVERPLADGDHVHVGQLLLEGTADPHEVLRVMGPREVQLHLVREVQKVYRTQSVDIHDKHIEVIVRQMLRRVTIIDSGATEFLPGALAERGEFESENRRVVAEGGEPASGRPVLMGITKASLATESWLSAASFQETTKILTDAAINGKRDKLVGLKENVIIGKLIPAGTGINRYRNIQVQPTEEARAAAYALPSYDDGYYSPDVFGTGTGAAVPLDDYDFGRDYR is encoded by the coding sequence TTGCTCGACGTCAACTTCTTCGACGAGCTGCGCATCGGCCTGGCGACCGCCGAGGACATCCGCCAGTGGTCGCACGGCGAGGTCAAGAAGCCCGAGACCATCAACTACCGCACCCTGAAGCCGGAGAAGGACGGGCTCTTCTGCGAGAAGATCTTCGGTCCCACCCGCGACTGGGAGTGCTACTGCGGCAAGTACAAGCGCGTCCGGTTCAAGGGCATCATCTGTGAGCGCTGCGGCGTGGAGGTCACCCGCGCCAAGGTGCGGCGCGAGCGGATGGGCCACATCGAGCTGGCCGCCCCGGTCACGCACATCTGGTACTTCAAGGGCGTCCCGAGCCGCCTGGGCTACCTGCTCGACCTGGCTCCCAAGGACCTCGAGAAGATCATTTACTTCGCCGCTTACGTGATCACCTCGGTGAACACGGAGCTGCGCCACCAGGACCTCTCCACGCTCGAGAACGAGATGAGCGTGGAGCGCAAGCGGGTCGAGAACCGGCGCGACGCCGACCTGGAGGCCCGGGCCCAGAAGCTCGAGGCCGACCTGGCCGAGCTGGAGGCGGAGGGCGCCAAGAGCGACGTCCGCCGCAAGGTCAAGGAGGGTGGCGAGCGCGAGATGCGCCAGCTCCGCGACCGCGCCCAGCGCGAGCTGGACCGGCTCGACGAGATCTGGACCACCTTCAACAAGCTCGACGTCCAGCAGCTGATCGCCGACGAGGGGCTCTACCGCGAGCTCTACGACCGGTACGGCGACTACTTCACCGGCGCCATGGGCGCCGAGGCGATCCAGACGCTGCTGCAGAACTTCGACATCGAGGCCGAGGCCGAGAGCCTGCGGGAGACCATCCGCAGCGGCAAGGGGCAGAAGAAGCTCCGCGCCCTCAAGCGGCTCAAGGTCGTCGCGGCGTTCCAGTCCACGGGCAACAGCCCGATGGGCATGGTGCTCGACTGCGTCCCGGTCATCCCGCCGGACCTGCGCCCGATGGTGCAGCTCGACGGTGGCCGCTTCGCCACCTCCGACCTGAACGACCTGTACCGCCGGGTCATCAACCGCAACAACCGCCTCAAGAGGCTGATCGACCTCGGCGCGCCCGAGATCATCGTCAACAACGAGAAGCGGATGCTGCAGGAGGCCGTCGACGCGCTGTTCGACAACGGCCGCCGTGGCCGGCCGGTCACCGGCCCGGGCAACCGCCCGCTCAAGTCGCTGTCCGATCTGCTCAAGGGCAAGCAGGGCCGGTTCCGCCAGAACCTGCTCGGCAAGCGCGTCGACTACTCGGGCCGTTCGGTCATCGTGGTCGGCCCGCAGCTCAAGCTGCACCAGTGCGGTCTGCCCAAGGGCATGGCGCTGGAGCTGTTCAAGCCGTTCGTCATGAAGCGGCTGGTCGACCTCAACCACGCGCAGAACATCAAGTCTGCGAAGCGCATGGTGGAGCGCGGCCGCTCGCAGGTGTGGGACGTGCTCGAGGAGGTCATCTCCGAGCACCCGGTGCTGCTCAACCGCGCGCCCACACTGCACCGCCTCGGCATCCAGGCCTTCGAGCCGCAGCTGGTGGAGGGCAAGGCCATCCAGCTGCACCCGCTGGTCTGCGAGGCGTTCAACGCCGACTTCGACGGTGACCAGATGGCGGTGCACCTGCCGCTGTCGGCCGAGGCGCAGTCCGAGGCCCGGGTGCTGATGCTCTCGAGCAACAACATCCTGTCGCCCGCGTCGGGCCGTCCGCTGGCCATGCCCCGTCTGGACATGGTCACCGGGCTGTACCACCTCTCCCGGCAGCGCGACGAGGCCACCGGTGCGGGCCAGGTGTACTCCTCGCCCGCCGAGGCGATCATGGCCTACGACCGGAAGGCGCTGCACCTGCAGGCCCCGATCAAGATCCGCCTCACCGGCGTGGTCCCGCCGGCCGACGTCGTCACCTCGCTGGAGGCCGACGGCTGGCAGGCGGGCGACCCGTGGCTCGCCGAGACCACTCTCGGCCGGGTCATGTTCAACGAGCTGCTGCCGGCGGACTACCCGTACGTCAACGAGCCGCTGCCCAAGAAGCGCCAGGCCACGATCATCAACGACCTGGCCGAGCGGTACTCGATGACCGAGGTCGCGCAGGTCCTCGACCGCCTCAAGGAGGCGGGCTTCTACTGGGCCACGCGCTCCGGCGTCACCCTGGCCATCTCCGATGTCATCGTGCCTGCCAACAAGCAGGAGATCCTCGACGGCTACGAGGCCAAGGCCGACCAGATCAACAAGCGCTACCAGCGCGGTGCCCTGTCGCACCAGGAGCGCAACGACGAGATGGTCAAGATCTGGACCCAGGCGACGGAAGAGGTCGCCCGGGCCATGGAGGAGAACTTCCCCGAGGACAACCCGATCCCGACGATCGTGAAGTCGGGCGCGGCGGGCAACATGACCCAGGTCCGGCAGCTCGCCGGGATGCGTGGTCTGGTGGCCAACCCGAAGGGCGAGTACATCCCCCGTCCGATCAAGTCCAACTTCCGCGAGGGCCTGTCGGTGGGTGAGTACTTCATCTCCACCCACGGCACCCGCAAGGGTCTGGCCGACACGGCGCTGCGCACCGCCGACTCGGGTTACCTCACCCGGCGTCTGGTGGACGTGTCGCAGGACGTCATCGTCCGCGAGGTCGACTGCGGCACCGAGCGCAGCATCACGATGCCGGTCACCGAGGAGCTGTCGGACGGGCGTCTGATCCCGCACCGCTACCTGCGCACCTCGGTGTACGCCCGGTCGTCCGCCGAGGACGTCACGGGTCCGGACGGGCAGCTCATCGTGCGTCGGGGAGACGACCTCGGCGACCCGGCGCTCGACGCGCTGGTCGCGGCGGGCGTCCGGCAGATCAAGGTGCGCAGCGCCCTGACCTGCGCCTCGGCCACCGGGATCTGCGGCATGTGCTACGGCCGCTCGATGGCCACCGGCAAGCTGGTGGACGTCGGCGAGGCCGTCGGCATCGTCGCCGCGCAGTCCATCGGTGAGCCCGGCACACAGCTGACGATGCGCACGTTCCACCAGGGCGGTGTCGCCGGTGACGACATCACCACCGGTCTGCCCCGCGTCACGGAGCTGTTCGAGGCTCGCGTGCCGAAGGGCAAGGCGCCGATCGCCGACGTCGACGGCCGGATCTCCATCGAGGACGGCGAGCGCTTCTGGAAGATCACCCTCACGCCGGACGACGGCAGCGAGGAGATCGTCTACGAGAAGCTGTCGAAGCGGCAGTGGCTGGCGATGACCGTCGTCGACGGCGTCGAGCGGCCGCTGGCCGACGGCGACCACGTGCACGTGGGCCAGCTGCTCCTCGAGGGCACGGCCGACCCGCACGAGGTGCTGCGCGTCATGGGCCCGCGCGAGGTGCAGCTGCACCTGGTGCGTGAGGTGCAGAAGGTGTACCGCACGCAGAGCGTGGACATCCACGACAAGCACATCGAGGTCATCGTCCGGCAGATGCTCCGCCGGGTCACGATCATCGACTCGGGTGCCACCGAGTTCCTGCCCGGTGCGCTGGCCGAGCGCGGCGAGTTCGAGTCGGAGAACCGGCGCGTGGTGGCCGAGGGCGGCGAGCCGGCCTCCGGCCGCCCGGTGCTGATGGGGATCACGAAGGCCTCGCTGGCCACCGAGTCGTGGCTGTCCGCGGCTTCGTTCCAGGAGACCACGAAGATCCTCACCGATGCCGCGATCAACGGAAAGCGCGACAAGCTCGTCGGGCTGAAGGAGAACGTGATCATCGGCAAGCTGATCCCGGCCGGTACCGGCATCAACCGGTACCGCAACATCCAGGTCCAGCCCACGGAGGAGGCCCGCGCGGCCGCCTACGCGCTGCCGAGCTACGACGACGGCTACTACAGCCCCGACGTGTTCGGCACGGGCACCGGTGCCGCGGTGCCGCTGGACGACTACGACTTCGGGCGCGACTACCGGTAG
- a CDS encoding ArsR/SmtB family transcription factor, which translates to MSKTERAVSEEVFRALASATRLDILHWLKDPARNFGHQEIGDFDVEGVCVSVIQERTGLSQPAVSAHLKILYQAKLLTRQKIGHWHFYKRDDEEIKRFLDTLAEAL; encoded by the coding sequence GTGAGCAAGACGGAGCGGGCAGTGAGCGAAGAGGTCTTCCGCGCTCTGGCCAGCGCCACCCGGCTCGACATCCTGCACTGGCTCAAAGACCCCGCCCGCAACTTCGGCCACCAGGAGATCGGCGACTTCGACGTCGAAGGCGTGTGTGTCTCGGTGATTCAGGAACGCACCGGGCTGTCCCAACCGGCCGTGTCCGCGCATCTGAAGATCCTCTACCAGGCGAAGCTCCTGACCCGCCAGAAAATCGGCCACTGGCATTTCTACAAGCGGGACGACGAAGAGATAAAGCGCTTCCTCGATACGTTGGCCGAAGCATTGTGA
- a CDS encoding RidA family protein: protein MIEPLQRLHDAGLHLPEAPPPLGSYVPAIRAGGLLYLSGMLPLRQGAPGVTGRVGEDLDPDQGRSAAAMAALNALAVVHAAVGLAAVSGVVRLAVHIACPPGFQRHAEVADGASQVFDIAFTPARHSRLAFGSTALPAGMPVELDVIAALR from the coding sequence ATGATCGAACCACTGCAACGCCTGCACGACGCGGGCCTGCACCTACCCGAGGCACCCCCGCCACTGGGCTCCTACGTGCCGGCCATCCGAGCGGGCGGTCTGCTCTACCTCAGTGGCATGCTTCCCCTCCGCCAGGGGGCGCCGGGCGTGACCGGGCGGGTCGGAGAGGACCTCGATCCCGATCAAGGCCGCTCCGCCGCCGCGATGGCCGCGCTCAACGCACTGGCCGTCGTCCACGCGGCGGTCGGCCTCGCCGCCGTGTCCGGCGTGGTCAGGTTGGCGGTGCACATCGCCTGCCCACCAGGATTCCAACGGCACGCCGAGGTCGCCGACGGCGCATCGCAGGTGTTCGACATCGCCTTCACACCGGCACGACACAGCAGGCTCGCCTTCGGCTCCACCGCGCTGCCCGCGGGCATGCCCGTCGAACTCGACGTCATCGCGGCCCTGCGCTGA
- a CDS encoding NADPH-dependent F420 reductase, with protein MTIGILGTGRMGVRLAAMYSAAGRDVILGSRDPDRARTIATTLAHPRLTGGAYQDALEAPVVLPAIFIRDGLLDRLEALRDQLAGKILIDITNPFNDDYSDFITPWTTSGAEQIAERLPGTRVVGAFKNVWWVVFDAPDFDGTVSDVFVVSDDEEAKQQVVRLGEGTPFRYLDAGRLSNARTVERMTLLSGELGSRYDFFPRMNYKLLGTSWTPGQADHTIGSLIG; from the coding sequence TTGACGATCGGCATCCTGGGCACCGGACGCATGGGAGTGCGGCTCGCGGCGATGTACAGCGCGGCCGGACGCGACGTCATCCTCGGCTCTCGCGATCCGGACCGCGCCCGGACGATCGCCACCACGCTGGCTCATCCCCGTCTGACGGGCGGCGCCTACCAGGACGCCCTCGAAGCGCCGGTGGTCCTGCCGGCCATCTTCATCCGCGACGGGCTGCTCGATCGGCTGGAAGCGCTGCGTGACCAGCTCGCCGGCAAGATCCTGATCGACATCACCAACCCGTTCAACGACGACTACAGCGACTTCATCACCCCGTGGACGACCAGTGGCGCCGAACAGATCGCCGAGCGGCTGCCCGGGACACGGGTGGTCGGCGCGTTCAAGAACGTGTGGTGGGTGGTCTTCGACGCCCCCGACTTCGACGGGACGGTGAGCGACGTCTTCGTCGTCTCCGATGACGAAGAGGCCAAGCAGCAGGTCGTCCGCCTCGGGGAGGGCACCCCGTTCCGTTACCTCGACGCGGGACGGCTCAGCAACGCCCGCACGGTGGAACGGATGACCCTGCTCAGCGGCGAGCTCGGTAGCCGCTACGACTTCTTCCCCCGGATGAACTACAAGCTGCTCGGCACGAGCTGGACGCCGGGCCAAGCCGATCACACGATCGGGTCGCTGATCGGGTGA
- a CDS encoding winged helix-turn-helix transcriptional regulator: protein MPTSRSYRDSCAIARALDVVGERWALLVVRELLLAPQRFSELRRALPHVSSNLLADRLRELEDKGVIHRPAPTEGPRAYELTERGRKLEPILMALSDWGMDAPQPPPPSSLSATSVLIFLQRAARPDPAAPPTSCRLELEGRVWTVRLASGRVEVQPGEPATAAASLRTEPMTLSALLTDPATLDTACADGSATVVGDLSAIDRLLRAVTEPWPSGDQPAATQERHSEVAVPHSR, encoded by the coding sequence ATGCCGACCAGCCGTAGCTATCGGGACTCATGTGCGATCGCCCGTGCCCTCGACGTCGTCGGGGAGCGATGGGCCCTACTGGTCGTCCGCGAGCTGCTCCTGGCGCCTCAGCGCTTCTCGGAGCTGCGTCGGGCGCTCCCCCACGTCAGCTCGAACCTGCTCGCAGACCGACTCCGCGAACTGGAGGACAAGGGGGTGATCCACCGGCCGGCACCCACGGAAGGCCCGCGGGCCTACGAACTGACCGAACGGGGCCGGAAGCTGGAACCGATCCTGATGGCTCTGAGCGACTGGGGCATGGACGCGCCGCAACCCCCGCCGCCGAGCTCGCTCAGCGCCACATCCGTGCTGATCTTCCTGCAACGTGCCGCTCGCCCCGACCCCGCGGCGCCGCCGACGAGTTGCCGTCTCGAGCTCGAGGGCCGGGTGTGGACGGTCCGCCTGGCGTCCGGACGGGTCGAGGTGCAGCCCGGTGAACCTGCAACGGCAGCCGCCTCGCTCCGTACGGAGCCCATGACGCTCAGCGCCCTGCTCACCGACCCGGCCACACTCGACACCGCATGCGCCGACGGCAGCGCCACCGTCGTGGGAGATCTGTCGGCCATCGACCGGCTGCTGCGCGCGGTCACCGAGCCGTGGCCCTCCGGCGACCAGCCGGCCGCCACCCAGGAGCGCCACTCAGAAGTGGCCGTCCCCCACAGCCGCTAG
- a CDS encoding MFS transporter produces MATVALVVLLTLIPVLTGTFGLFVVARTTVGALHGLFVAVGFVLAMSIVPPERMGRAISVVVSGLFVSTALGVPLGTLVGQVLGWRGSFTAVAVLGVVALIATLVVIPSMSSTGGGAGSQARYAFAPRVLAALLMNALAFAAVYSALTYIVPFLESITGISGALISVFLLAYGVAAAVGSFAGGRFADQDAARTLIVGAIGVAVSLLVLYLAGTIAALVALALLALGSFAMGMVPSLQYRVVSLAGPGGQLASSLPVSAANVGIALGAYGGGVAIGSSTASSAVIIGLIIAMVSIPVAWATSFLKPPATADAAEPVVAADVAPEPA; encoded by the coding sequence ATCGCGACGGTCGCCCTGGTCGTCCTCCTCACCCTGATCCCGGTGCTGACCGGCACATTCGGGCTGTTCGTCGTGGCCCGCACCACCGTCGGAGCACTGCACGGCCTGTTCGTCGCCGTCGGGTTCGTGCTGGCGATGTCGATCGTCCCGCCGGAGCGCATGGGCCGGGCGATCTCGGTGGTCGTCTCGGGGCTCTTCGTGTCGACCGCGTTGGGCGTGCCGCTGGGCACGCTGGTCGGTCAGGTGCTGGGCTGGCGCGGTTCGTTCACGGCGGTCGCCGTGCTCGGTGTGGTGGCGCTGATCGCCACGCTGGTGGTGATCCCGTCCATGTCCAGCACCGGTGGCGGCGCGGGCAGCCAGGCCAGGTACGCGTTCGCACCACGGGTGCTCGCCGCGCTGCTCATGAACGCACTGGCGTTCGCGGCGGTCTACTCGGCGCTCACGTACATCGTGCCGTTCCTGGAGAGCATCACGGGCATCTCCGGCGCGCTGATCAGCGTGTTCCTCCTGGCCTACGGTGTGGCCGCCGCGGTGGGCTCGTTCGCAGGCGGTCGGTTCGCCGACCAGGACGCCGCGCGCACCCTGATCGTCGGCGCCATCGGGGTGGCGGTCTCCCTGCTGGTGCTCTACCTCGCCGGCACGATCGCCGCGCTCGTGGCGCTGGCGCTACTGGCTCTCGGCTCGTTCGCGATGGGCATGGTGCCCTCGTTGCAGTACCGCGTGGTGAGCCTGGCCGGCCCGGGTGGCCAGCTGGCGTCCTCGCTGCCCGTCTCCGCGGCCAACGTGGGGATCGCGTTGGGCGCATACGGCGGTGGCGTGGCGATCGGCAGCTCCACCGCCTCGTCCGCGGTGATCATCGGCCTGATCATCGCGATGGTCTCCATCCCGGTCGCCTGGGCCACCAGCTTCCTGAAGCCTCCGGCCACTGCGGACGCGGCGGAGCCCGTAGTGGCGGCGGACGTGGCCCCCGAGCCCGCGTGA
- a CDS encoding SDR family NAD(P)-dependent oxidoreductase encodes MLLEKKNAVIYGGGGAIGGAIARVFAREGASVFIAGRTQAKLDAVAHDIAAAGGTVETAHVDVLDERAVQEHADAIAATAGSIDVAVNAVSVMHDQGTLLADLSLEEFMRPIDGFLRPLFITSKAVARHMGRERPGVILTLSEPGAKLAIGGILGHGVSAAGKEAFSRLLAAELAPGNIRVVDIRPHAVVDAPAAGSYTKDLFTQSAAAAGQSVQEFLEGGLAQGTLLKRLPTLSEIAETAAFLASDRAGAMTGTVVNLSGGALVD; translated from the coding sequence TTGCTGCTCGAGAAGAAGAACGCTGTGATCTACGGCGGCGGCGGAGCCATCGGTGGTGCCATCGCACGGGTGTTCGCCCGGGAAGGCGCGAGCGTCTTCATCGCCGGGCGGACGCAGGCGAAGCTCGACGCCGTGGCGCACGACATCGCCGCGGCGGGTGGAACGGTCGAGACCGCGCACGTCGACGTTCTCGACGAGCGGGCGGTCCAGGAGCACGCCGATGCGATCGCGGCGACGGCCGGCAGCATCGACGTCGCCGTCAACGCCGTGAGCGTCATGCACGACCAGGGGACTCTGCTGGCGGACCTCTCGCTGGAGGAGTTCATGCGGCCGATCGACGGTTTTCTGCGGCCGCTGTTCATCACGAGCAAGGCCGTGGCACGGCACATGGGTCGCGAGCGTCCCGGCGTCATCCTGACCCTGTCCGAACCGGGTGCCAAACTGGCCATCGGCGGCATCCTGGGGCACGGCGTGAGCGCGGCCGGCAAGGAGGCGTTCTCGCGGCTGCTGGCCGCCGAGCTGGCACCCGGCAACATCCGGGTGGTCGACATCCGCCCCCACGCCGTCGTCGATGCGCCGGCAGCGGGTTCCTACACGAAGGACCTCTTCACGCAGTCCGCGGCGGCAGCCGGGCAGTCGGTCCAGGAGTTCCTCGAAGGCGGATTGGCGCAGGGAACGCTCCTGAAGAGGCTGCCCACGCTCTCCGAAATCGCCGAGACCGCCGCGTTCCTGGCTTCGGATCGCGCTGGAGCCATGACCGGAACAGTTGTCAACCTCTCCGGTGGCGCACTTGTGGACTGA
- a CDS encoding VOC family protein — MTTLKPGSMLLGTTRPAELRAWYIKALAPEFTGEGAIDLGGFLLVIDGRDDVEAKNDQPGRAIVNFHVDDFDAVEAQLNAAGVEWISIADRPKGRFGTFADPDGNYLQIIEWSKDA, encoded by the coding sequence ATGACGACGCTCAAGCCCGGCAGCATGCTGCTCGGCACCACCCGTCCCGCCGAGCTGCGGGCTTGGTACATCAAGGCGCTGGCGCCGGAGTTCACCGGTGAGGGCGCGATCGACCTCGGCGGCTTCCTGCTGGTCATCGACGGGCGCGACGACGTCGAGGCGAAGAACGACCAACCGGGCCGCGCGATCGTCAACTTCCACGTCGACGACTTCGACGCCGTGGAGGCCCAGCTGAACGCGGCCGGCGTGGAGTGGATCTCGATCGCGGACCGGCCGAAGGGCAGGTTCGGCACGTTCGCCGACCCCGACGGGAACTACCTCCAGATCATCGAGTGGTCGAAGGACGCCTGA
- a CDS encoding FAD-dependent monooxygenase, whose product MHVLISGASVAGPTLAYWLLRRGYDVTVVEQAPRLRTGGHGVDFRGAQMELLRRMDLVDSVRAAETGMGEQVVVDESGRALVTLPAAFMSGEVEIQRGDLARILYERTREDAEYVFGDSITALAQDASGVDATFERGGTRRFDFVVGADGTHSGVRSLVWGPEERFSTFLGFYQAGFSVPNHWGLDHSGLLHNEPGLGVMISSGRDAATAGVGLVFSAPPLEYDRRDRDQIVGIVTDRFADAGWEVPRLLTGLASATDLWFDRFAQIHLSRWSQGRIVLLGDAAWAAGPGGSGTGLAMAGAYILAAELAAAGGDHTTAFARYEAALRKGAVSGQKQARNAGPFLAPPTTAKIRRRNRVYRVLSSRLLLPLFVRLTEGSANTVRLDRYPADGTLVR is encoded by the coding sequence GTGCACGTCCTGATCTCCGGAGCGAGCGTGGCCGGGCCCACGCTCGCGTACTGGCTCCTGCGGCGCGGCTACGACGTGACCGTGGTCGAGCAGGCGCCCCGACTGCGGACCGGTGGCCACGGCGTCGACTTCCGCGGAGCACAGATGGAGCTGCTGCGCCGGATGGACCTGGTCGACTCCGTGCGCGCCGCGGAGACCGGGATGGGCGAGCAGGTCGTCGTCGACGAATCAGGGCGCGCGCTCGTCACGCTGCCCGCCGCGTTCATGAGCGGCGAGGTCGAGATCCAGCGCGGCGACCTCGCGCGCATCCTGTACGAGCGCACCCGCGAGGACGCCGAGTACGTGTTCGGCGACTCGATCACCGCGCTCGCGCAGGACGCGAGCGGCGTCGACGCCACCTTCGAGCGCGGCGGGACGCGCCGCTTCGACTTCGTGGTCGGTGCGGACGGCACGCACTCCGGGGTGCGCTCCCTCGTCTGGGGCCCCGAGGAGCGGTTCTCGACGTTCCTCGGCTTCTACCAGGCGGGCTTCAGCGTCCCCAACCACTGGGGCCTCGACCACTCCGGCCTGCTCCACAACGAGCCCGGTCTCGGCGTGATGATCTCCAGCGGCCGCGACGCGGCGACAGCGGGTGTCGGGCTGGTGTTCTCCGCTCCACCGCTCGAGTACGACCGCCGCGACCGCGATCAGATCGTCGGCATCGTGACCGACCGGTTCGCCGACGCGGGGTGGGAGGTGCCGCGGCTGCTCACCGGGCTCGCATCGGCGACCGACCTGTGGTTCGACCGGTTCGCCCAGATCCACCTCTCCCGCTGGTCGCAGGGCCGCATCGTGCTCCTCGGCGATGCGGCATGGGCTGCGGGCCCCGGCGGAAGCGGCACAGGCCTGGCGATGGCGGGCGCCTACATCCTGGCCGCCGAGCTCGCGGCGGCGGGCGGCGATCACACGACCGCCTTCGCCCGGTACGAGGCCGCGCTGCGCAAGGGCGCCGTCAGCGGGCAGAAGCAGGCGCGCAACGCGGGCCCCTTCCTGGCCCCGCCGACCACGGCGAAGATCCGACGTCGCAACCGCGTCTACCGGGTGCTGTCGAGCCGCCTGCTGCTCCCTCTGTTCGTGCGCCTGACAGAGGGCTCGGCGAACACGGTGCGACTGGACCGGTACCCGGCCGACGGCACGCTGGTCCGATAG
- a CDS encoding TetR/AcrR family transcriptional regulator → MGNREDLLAGAITCLEEKGWARSTVREIAAAAGVSHAAIGYHFGSREALLTAALIQAIDEWGTETGNALAALGAVGSYEAFWDETVRSYTTHRPMWRATIDALLQAEHNPALRTQLSDGQRQGREGIAAQLLGIDESAVEEKDARTIGAVQSALISGVLMQHLLDPDTAPTGAEVVAGLRALAALTAPHPADDRSPTPSPPTRPADG, encoded by the coding sequence ATGGGGAACCGGGAGGACCTGCTCGCGGGCGCGATCACGTGTCTCGAGGAGAAGGGCTGGGCCCGCAGCACCGTCCGGGAGATCGCAGCGGCCGCAGGCGTCAGCCACGCCGCGATCGGCTACCACTTCGGATCCCGCGAGGCCCTGCTGACGGCAGCGCTCATCCAGGCGATCGACGAGTGGGGCACCGAGACCGGGAACGCGCTCGCCGCGCTCGGTGCGGTGGGGAGCTACGAGGCGTTCTGGGACGAGACGGTGCGCTCCTACACGACCCACCGCCCGATGTGGCGCGCCACGATCGACGCGCTGCTGCAGGCCGAGCACAACCCCGCTCTGCGGACACAGCTGTCCGACGGGCAGCGGCAGGGGCGGGAGGGGATCGCAGCGCAACTCCTCGGCATCGACGAGTCCGCGGTCGAGGAGAAGGACGCCCGCACGATCGGTGCCGTGCAGTCGGCCCTGATCTCCGGCGTGCTGATGCAGCACCTGCTCGACCCCGACACGGCCCCGACCGGAGCCGAGGTGGTGGCCGGCCTGCGCGCGCTGGCGGCCCTGACCGCCCCGCACCCGGCAGACGATCGCTCACCCACCCCTTCGCCGCCCACGCGCCCCGCCGACGGGTAG
- the rpsL gene encoding 30S ribosomal protein S12 gives MPTIQQLVRKGRQDKVGKTKTAALKGSPQRRGVCTRVYTTTPKKPNSALRKVARVRLSSDIEVTAYIPGEGHNLQEHSIVLVRGGRVKDLPGVRYKIIRGSLDTQGVRNRKQSRSRYGAKKEKS, from the coding sequence ATGCCCACGATCCAGCAGCTGGTCCGCAAGGGCCGTCAGGACAAGGTCGGCAAGACCAAGACCGCAGCGCTCAAGGGGAGCCCGCAGCGGCGCGGCGTGTGCACCCGCGTGTACACCACCACGCCGAAGAAGCCGAACTCCGCGCTGCGCAAGGTGGCGCGCGTGCGGCTCTCCAGCGACATCGAGGTCACGGCCTACATCCCGGGTGAGGGGCACAACCTCCAGGAGCACTCGATCGTGCTGGTGCGCGGTGGCCGGGTGAAGGACCTGCCGGGTGTCCGCTACAAGATCATCCGCGGTTCGCTGGACACCCAGGGTGTCCGCAACCGCAAGCAGTCCCGCAGCCGCTACGGCGCGAAGAAGGAGAAGAGCTGA